One region of Paenibacillus polymyxa M1 genomic DNA includes:
- a CDS encoding Cof-type HAD-IIB family hydrolase — protein MYKLIAIDIDDTLINDQKEVTPATQQALEAAVAKGVVVTLATGRAYASAHKIARQTGLNVPIITYQGALVKNLLDENVLYERYVPLVAARRLYEFCVERNLHLQTYIDDKLYTREDNQKIKDYTELNNTEYFVEPVFSKVIEQPAPKLLIIDEPEVLDELIPELRELLGNEVHITKSKPHFLEIMHHEGTKGHALAFLANHFGCDLSETIAIGDSWNDHEMLECAGLGIAMENAIPDLKKLADYITRSNNEDGVKHAIDKFVLNVE, from the coding sequence ATGTATAAATTAATTGCCATTGATATTGATGATACTCTCATTAATGACCAGAAAGAAGTTACTCCAGCGACACAACAGGCATTGGAAGCTGCTGTAGCTAAAGGTGTGGTGGTTACTCTCGCTACTGGACGAGCTTATGCCTCCGCGCACAAAATTGCACGCCAGACGGGGTTGAATGTACCGATCATTACGTACCAAGGAGCTTTGGTTAAAAATCTGCTCGACGAAAACGTGCTGTATGAGCGTTATGTTCCACTCGTGGCTGCACGTCGTCTGTACGAATTTTGCGTGGAACGCAATCTGCATCTGCAAACATATATAGATGACAAATTGTACACACGTGAAGATAATCAGAAAATTAAAGATTACACCGAGCTGAACAACACGGAATATTTTGTAGAGCCTGTGTTCAGTAAAGTTATAGAGCAACCGGCCCCTAAATTGCTGATCATTGACGAGCCGGAAGTGTTGGATGAATTAATTCCCGAACTGCGCGAACTGCTTGGCAACGAGGTGCATATTACAAAATCCAAACCTCATTTCCTGGAAATTATGCATCATGAAGGCACTAAAGGCCACGCCCTTGCCTTCCTTGCAAACCATTTTGGCTGTGATCTGTCGGAGACCATTGCGATCGGCGACTCGTGGAATGACCATGAAATGCTGGAATGTGCTGGTCTCGGCATAGCGATGGAGAATGCGATTCCTGATTTGAAAAAGCTGGCTGATTACATTACTCGCAGCAATAATGAAGACGGTGTTAAGCACGCCATCGACAAATTCGTACTCAATGTTGAATAA
- a CDS encoding lipoate--protein ligase, translating to MLFIDNQGIHDPAINLAIEEYALKHLPLDDSYLLFYINQPSIIIGKHQNTVEEINAEFVRDNNIQVVRRLSGGGAVYHDLGNLNFSFITKDNGESFHNFLKFTQPVIDALRQMGVEAEMTGRNDLQVGERKISGNAQFATRGRMFSHGTLMFNLNLDNVAASLHANPEKFKSKSTKSVRSRVANISELMDREMTIEQFREELLRSIFGSELDQVPQYKLTDADWAKIHEISKERYQSWDWNYGLSPESNIKHTRKFPVGIIDIRMDLKEGYIRDIKIYGDFFGVGDVADIENILRGKRYDEGEVRQALSSLDLKHYFGNIELDDFVGLVFLED from the coding sequence ATGCTGTTCATCGACAACCAGGGCATACACGATCCAGCCATTAATCTTGCTATTGAGGAATACGCGCTCAAGCATCTACCGCTGGACGACAGCTACCTGCTGTTTTACATTAATCAGCCTTCTATTATTATAGGCAAGCATCAAAACACCGTTGAAGAAATCAACGCTGAGTTTGTGAGAGACAACAATATTCAAGTTGTTCGTCGCCTGTCCGGCGGCGGGGCTGTATATCATGATCTCGGTAACTTAAATTTCAGCTTCATTACCAAGGATAATGGGGAGTCCTTCCATAATTTCCTCAAATTTACGCAACCTGTGATTGACGCCCTCCGCCAAATGGGAGTAGAAGCCGAAATGACAGGACGCAACGATCTGCAAGTCGGAGAACGTAAAATTTCAGGAAACGCTCAATTTGCTACACGTGGACGTATGTTCAGCCATGGTACATTGATGTTCAATTTGAATCTGGACAATGTGGCTGCATCGTTGCACGCCAATCCCGAAAAATTCAAATCCAAAAGCACAAAATCCGTCCGTAGTCGCGTGGCTAACATCAGCGAACTGATGGACCGTGAGATGACCATAGAACAATTTCGCGAGGAACTGCTGCGGTCCATCTTTGGCTCAGAATTGGATCAGGTGCCTCAATATAAGCTCACCGATGCGGATTGGGCTAAAATCCATGAAATCTCCAAAGAGCGCTATCAATCGTGGGATTGGAACTACGGTCTATCCCCCGAGAGCAATATCAAGCACACACGTAAATTCCCGGTCGGTATTATAGATATCCGCATGGATCTGAAGGAAGGCTACATCCGTGATATTAAAATTTACGGGGATTTCTTCGGTGTAGGTGATGTCGCTGATATTGAAAATATCCTGCGCGGCAAGCGTTATGATGAAGGTGAGGTCCGTCAAGCCTTATCCTCTCTCGATTTGAAGCATTACTTTGGTAATATTGAGCTGGACGACTTTGTTGGACTTGTATTTTTGGAAGACTAA